The Streptomyces lienomycini sequence GGGCGAAGGGCTGCTCGGCAACGTAGCGGAACTTGCCCAGGCCCTGCCCTCCCCGCGTCCCTGAGCGCGTTGTCGAACGATCCCGCCCGGCACTACAGCACGAGCAGCCCGAACGACGGCACGATACCCCCGGAAGCCGAGGCCACTGGACCCGCGTACAACACCCTCGCGCCCCCTGCTGTCCATGCTGGCCCGTGCCTCCGAGATCCCCCTGCAGGACCTCGCCCGCCGCGCCCGGTGCTCCCCGTCCTACCTCAGCCGCATCCTCAGCGGCCAGCGTGTCCCCTCCTGGGCCATCACCGAACGCCTAGCCAAGACCTGCGAGGCCGACCCCGCGATCGTCCGCAGGGCCTGGGAGACCGAACAACTGCGTCGCCGGCCCCCGCGCTCCACGGTCGACGACCGAAGAGACATCGACTCCCTGGCCGGCGTGAGCGACCGCGCGCAGGCCCTCCGCAAACTGGCTACTGCCCTGCGGACCCTCCACGTGCGGGCCGGCCAGCCGACCCTGCAGCAGATCTGCGTCCACTCACGCTGGCGGCTACATGCCCCTCAGGTCACCGCCATCCTGGAACGCGACGAGCCCTGCGACTGGCCCACCCTCGTCTTGCTGCTGGGCATCCTCGGTGGCTCTCCGGACTACTTCCGCCCCCTGCGGCAGGCCGCCACCGAGCACCCACCCGCGTAGAGCTCGCCCTCCCCCTGACCTACCAGAACAGGCGGCACCTCGGGCCGGCTTTACGAGCGCCCCATGGTGAACGGTCCCTCTTTCGTGATTCCGGTCGTACGGCTCGCCGTGACTACGGCATCGTCGTGGCCAGCGCCCCCTCCGGGGGCGTGCCGGGGCACAAGGACACGCTGGAGGGGCGGCATGGGTGAGGGTGAGCGGGAGACGTGGACGACGGAGGAGTTCGGGACCTCCCATGAGGGCGCGGTCGGTGTGCTGCTCGCCGACGGCTCCGTGCCGGCGCCCGTGTTCTTCGACATGAGTTCCGGAGGCGGCGGGCATGCGGTGTCGCAGTGGAGCGCCTACGACGGCCGCTACCCGCGCGTGCCGCGAGCGGCCGCCCTGCGCGGGGTGTGCTCTTGCGGCTGGACCGGCCCGGCACACGACCTGGACTGGGACCAGGTCGGTGATCAGGCGCTGGCCGAGGCGGCCGGAGGAACAGCGGACATCTGCGCGCAGGACTGGGACACGCACACCGCCGAAGTGGACCAGGCTGCCATCCCGCTGCCGGAGACCTTCACCAACCTGCTGGCCCAACTGGTGACAGAGATCGAAACGCCGGCAAAGACCTCACCGCTGGCAGCCCTGCGGGCAGCACGCCAACTCGAAGTGACCGCCGCACGAGCCGCGTACTGACCCGCCCACGAAGCCCGCCAGGACACGACGCTCGAACAGGCCGCCAACGCCCTCGGCCTCGAAGAAGACGCGGCACGAACCGCCGGAGCCCTCCGCGCCACGGCCGCCGAGCTGCGCCGTACGAACTGGCTGCAGTTGTCCGACGCAGGCATCGACGAGGTGCCGACCGGCGACTTCTCGTACCACGACCACGTCCTGGACGCCACGGTCATGGTCGGGGCGATCCCTCAGCGCCACCGCGCCGCCGTCGCCCGCGACGCTCTGGACGGCTACTTCGCCATGGCGCGCGGTACCCAGGAGGTGGCACCGCTGGAGATGACCAAGTGGTTCTGGCCCGCACCGTGGCGGCAGTGGTCCAGGACTCGGCCGCCGACTTCGACCTGGCCGTCCGCGAGGTCGTCGCCATGGGCCGCACTCCGCACATACGCCTCCTCGCCGGTGACACCCCCGAAGACGCCGAACTCATCGACTCCGCCCTCGTCGCGGTCGACGCCGTCCACCTGGCCGACCGCCCCTTCGACCGGCTCTCCGGCGGCGAGCGCCAACGCGTCCTCATCGCCCGCGCCCTCACCCAGCAGCCAACCCTCCTCGTCCTGGACGAGCCCACCAACCACCTCGACATCCGCCCCCAGCTGTCCGTGCTTGGCACCCTGCGCCGCTTGCCCACCACCGTCCTGCTGGCCCTGCACGACCTCAACCTGGCCGCCTACTACTGCGACCGCCTCTACGTCCTGCACGCCGGCGAAGTCACCGCCTCCGGACCGCCCGCCGAGATCCTCCTCCCCCCCCCCGGCTCCTGGCCGACGTCTACGGAGTCGCGGCGGAAGTCGCCACCCATCCGCGCACGGGCGCCCCGCAGGTCACGTTCCTCCCCGAAGAGCCGCGTATCCGAAGCGCACCGGAAGTGGCCCCCGAGCCGACGGGAGATGCTCCGCCAGGAGAAGGCGAGCGTCCCGAACGTCGCACGAACGGCGGCCGGGTCGAGCGCGGAGCTCGCCGCGTCGCAGACGAGGTTGAGCGGGCGGGCCGCCACCGCACGGATCAGCGGGGCATGCTCAGTTGGCCTCCCGACAGGGCTGTGGGACGGCGGAAGAGGTCGGTCATGTGCAGGCCCAGTTGGTC is a genomic window containing:
- a CDS encoding helix-turn-helix domain-containing protein encodes the protein MLARASEIPLQDLARRARCSPSYLSRILSGQRVPSWAITERLAKTCEADPAIVRRAWETEQLRRRPPRSTVDDRRDIDSLAGVSDRAQALRKLATALRTLHVRAGQPTLQQICVHSRWRLHAPQVTAILERDEPCDWPTLVLLLGILGGSPDYFRPLRQAATEHPPA